A portion of the Parasedimentitalea marina genome contains these proteins:
- a CDS encoding LysR family transcriptional regulator: MSNLSLSTIPLDWVRAFEVAGRTGSFTAAAKETNVTQASISQRISNLEQRIGARLFVRNPRGVTLSVEGEVWLPYVTAAFRSLDESYEEIFGLQREKITISASASVNELWLSPRLRNWQGKHQPQIVLSTMVLQAEDNLLDATIRVQYGVGEGKNQHKTPLYAEQLSPVAAPELLAGQASWLELPRLAVSGPRPGWHDWARHTGDPITPVPKIRFDSFSAALSGAVSGAGVLLASLPLCADLLDQGKLVRVSDHLLEPQETYWMMASKDGLTKSQWTNVIESFSLG, from the coding sequence ATGTCTAATTTGTCGCTAAGCACCATACCACTTGACTGGGTGCGGGCCTTTGAAGTGGCTGGCAGAACCGGCAGTTTCACAGCAGCGGCCAAGGAAACCAACGTGACGCAGGCGTCGATCAGCCAGCGCATCTCGAACCTGGAGCAGCGCATCGGGGCACGTTTGTTTGTTCGGAATCCGCGTGGCGTCACCTTGAGCGTCGAGGGAGAAGTCTGGCTGCCTTATGTGACGGCGGCGTTTCGCAGCCTCGACGAAAGCTATGAAGAGATTTTTGGTCTGCAGCGCGAAAAGATCACGATTTCTGCAAGTGCCTCGGTGAATGAGCTGTGGTTGTCGCCACGGTTGCGGAACTGGCAGGGCAAACACCAGCCGCAGATCGTGTTGTCGACGATGGTTTTGCAGGCCGAAGACAATCTTCTGGATGCCACAATTCGTGTGCAATACGGTGTCGGCGAAGGCAAAAATCAGCACAAGACCCCGTTATATGCAGAACAGCTTAGCCCGGTTGCGGCGCCGGAGCTACTGGCGGGGCAGGCCTCGTGGCTGGAGTTGCCACGACTGGCGGTCTCTGGTCCGCGGCCCGGCTGGCACGACTGGGCGCGCCATACCGGTGACCCGATCACCCCTGTGCCAAAGATCAGGTTTGACAGTTTTTCAGCGGCTCTGTCAGGTGCCGTATCAGGCGCCGGTGTATTGCTGGCCTCGCTGCCGCTTTGCGCGGATCTGTTAGATCAAGGTAAGCTGGTGCGGGTGTCCGATCACCTGCTGGAGCCACAAGAGACATATTGGATGATGGCCAGCAAAGACGGGCTGACCAAGTCGCAATGGACCAACGTGATCGAGAGTTTTTCGCTCGGATAG
- a CDS encoding GFA family protein — MVLPKPPLKGACLCGSVQITVTAPPLLTLACHCRDCQKLCASAYSLTTMFPSNSFSCTGDLTKGGLASNGRTHYFCTSCLNFVFSRIGGANQRINLRTSVLDDAASFEPFVELMTDEKMPWASVPAVHSFARFPETLEELQVLMDDYSKQ; from the coding sequence ATGGTACTTCCTAAGCCACCCTTGAAGGGCGCCTGCCTTTGTGGGTCAGTGCAGATAACTGTGACCGCACCTCCACTTCTAACATTGGCGTGCCATTGTCGCGACTGTCAGAAACTTTGCGCAAGCGCGTATTCACTGACGACAATGTTTCCATCCAACAGTTTTTCCTGCACTGGAGACCTAACCAAAGGGGGTCTCGCCTCCAATGGGCGGACACACTATTTCTGCACATCCTGCTTGAACTTCGTCTTTTCCCGGATCGGCGGAGCGAACCAACGGATCAACCTCCGCACATCGGTGCTCGATGACGCCGCATCTTTTGAACCATTCGTCGAACTGATGACGGACGAAAAAATGCCGTGGGCAAGCGTTCCTGCCGTTCACAGTTTTGCGCGCTTTCCAGAAACGCTCGAAGAGCTTCAGGTGCTCATGGACGACTATTCCAAGCAGTAA
- a CDS encoding 5-oxoprolinase subunit B family protein, translating into MGKGGQLEFPVIRTVGLQGMLVTFADALSEPSNRATLAFQADVAMDGVVETSTSLASVFVRFDPGSVSHDQVRAQLQTLLAARDWYSAALPEGRRFWRVPTVYGTDLAPQLAEAADAAGMSEAQAIDSLGSARVRVLTIGFAASQPYLGTLGEEWDLPRQTALTPMVPSGALVQAIRQFVLFTAPAPTGWRHVGQTGMRLFRPEREDPFALRAGDEMIFEPVAREAFLRLRERDPDSGGAIMTEIAS; encoded by the coding sequence ATGGGCAAGGGCGGTCAGTTGGAATTTCCGGTGATACGGACAGTCGGACTGCAGGGCATGTTGGTGACGTTTGCAGATGCATTAAGCGAGCCGTCGAACCGCGCGACCCTGGCGTTTCAGGCAGATGTGGCGATGGATGGGGTGGTTGAAACCTCGACCTCGCTGGCCTCGGTTTTTGTCCGGTTTGACCCTGGATCTGTGTCGCATGATCAGGTGCGGGCGCAGCTGCAGACCCTGTTGGCCGCGCGCGACTGGTATAGTGCTGCTTTGCCAGAAGGACGGCGGTTCTGGAGGGTGCCGACAGTCTATGGCACCGATCTGGCGCCGCAACTGGCCGAAGCTGCTGATGCAGCCGGGATGAGCGAAGCACAGGCGATTGACAGTCTGGGCTCGGCACGGGTGCGGGTGTTGACCATCGGTTTTGCCGCCTCGCAACCCTATTTGGGGACCCTGGGCGAGGAATGGGATTTGCCGCGCCAGACAGCGCTGACCCCAATGGTGCCGTCGGGTGCATTGGTGCAGGCGATCCGCCAGTTTGTGCTGTTCACAGCCCCGGCACCAACCGGCTGGCGACATGTTGGCCAGACGGGAATGCGGCTGTTTCGGCCTGAGCGTGAAGACCCCTTTGCCCTGAGGGCGGGGGATGAAATGATATTTGAGCCGGTCGCGCGTGAGGCATTCTTGCGCCTGCGCGAGAGAGATCCAGACAGTGGTGGGGCCATCATGACCGAGATCGCATCATGA